One Lepus europaeus isolate LE1 chromosome 7, mLepTim1.pri, whole genome shotgun sequence DNA segment encodes these proteins:
- the TP53I11 gene encoding tumor protein p53-inducible protein 11 yields the protein MAAKQPPPLMKKHSQTDLVSRLKTRKVLGVGGEDDDGEVHRSKISQVLGNEIKFAVREPLGLRVWQFLSAVLFSGIAVMALAFPDQLYDAVFDGAEVTSKTPIRLYGGALLSISLIMWNALYTAEKVIIRWTLLTEACYFGVQFLVVTATLAETGLTSLGILLLLASRLVFVAISVYYYYQVGRKPKKV from the exons ATGGCGGCCAAGCAGCCCCCACCGCTGATGAAGAAGCACAGCCAGACGGACCTGGTGAGCCGCCTGAAGACGCGCAAGGTCCTGGGCGTGGGCGGGGAGGACGACGACGGGGAGGTGCACCGCTCCAAG ATCAGCCAGGTCCTAGGCAATGAAATCAAGTTTGCTGTTCGCGAGCCTTTGGGGCTGAG GGTCTGGCAGTTCCTCTCCGCCGTGCTCTTCTCCGGCATCGCCGTCATG GCCCTCGCCTTCCCCGACCAGCTCTACGATGCGGTGTTTGATGGAGCCGAGGTGACCAGCAAGACCCCCATCCGCCTCTACGGGGGCGCCCTACTCA GCATCTCCCTGATCATGTGGAATGCCCTCTACACGGCCGAGAAGGTCATCATTCGCTGGACTCTGCTCACCGAAGCCTGCTACTTTGGGGTCCAGTTCCTGG TGGTCACTGCCACCCTGGCCGAGACGGGCCTCACGTCCCTGGGGATCCTGCTGCTCCTGGCCAGCCGCCTCGTCTTTGTCGCCATCAGTGTGTACTACTACTACCAAGTCGGCCGAAAACCCAAGAAAGTCTAG